The Lipingzhangella halophila genome segment TGCGCCGGTAGACCGAGGCCGGGACGAATGCTGTCAACGCGGCCGACAGCGCGACACCGAACACCAGGAACGGCATCGCCTGCAGGCAGATCGCGGTGAAGATGGTGGCCCAGGCCAGGAACGCCTCGTTGGTGAGGTCGTCGGTGTACCACGAGTGGGCGTACGCCATGAACGCGATCAACAGGGCGAACACCCACACGGTCGCCGTGCGGCGCCGCGCGCGCCGCCGCCCCCATTCAGGCGGGGGAAGCTCGTCCTCACCGTCCTCGAAATCGCTGGCAAGGGAGTCGCCAAGGGAGGGGCGCGCCGAGGAGGCGGAGCCCGCCGGCTGTCCAGACACGTAGGTATCCCTCGTCAGAGCTAGTGGGTTCCGAAGTATCCTACCTGGACCTACGAACCCTTTCAGCCCATCGATCGACGGTGGGCAACCGGACAACTACCTAACCGGTCCGCCCGGGAACGGCCGTGCCGCCGCGCGAGCTGCGCCCGCTCCGCGCACACCTACCGTCGAGCAGGAGTTTCCCACGGGCGCACCGGGGAAAGCGGGTGAGCGGGGAGGCCCCGTATGGCGACACATGGCTCACGCGACTCCCGCGACACTCCCGCCGGGGGCGAACACGGCGGGAGTCATGCGGGCCGCTGGCAGTCCTGGCTGTGGGTGGTCGTCATGGTCGCCGGGTTCACCATCGCCGGCGCCGGCCTGACACTGGGCCCTTCGTGGACGCTGGTCGCCGGCGGCACCGCGGCCTTCGTGATCGCCGGGATCGCCGCCCTGGCCACCGGGATCATGGCCGACGTCGTGCTGGACGCCCCGCGCGTGACCGCAGAGGAGACCCACGGGCCGTTGTCCCGGCGGCGGGCCACCTCCGCGGACGCTGCGGACTCCGCCCCCGAGGACGGGGACGGTCCGACCGGGTGACGCGCCGCCGGACCACGCCATTGCGCGGCCGGGCGGCGCATCCGGCAGCGAGGATCAGGACCTGGGCGTTTGCTGACGGCCGCCGCGCTGGGGCTTGCGGCCCCCGCTGCGGCGCTCGCCATCGAACCGGCGCCCGTCACGTCCCTGCTCGCCTCGTTGCTCGCGCTCGCCGGACGGCCGGCGGTCGCCACGCGGGCGGCCGGCGGGGCCGCTGCGACGCTGCCGCGGTCCGCCCCGGCCACGCTTCTGCGACTGCGGCTCCGGCGGCTCCACCCAGGGCTCCCACGACGGCTCGCGGGCGCCGGTGACCTCTGTCAGGGCCTCGTCGCCCGGGTTCACCAGGTGCTGCTTGACCTGTACGCCGGCATCGCTGAGCAGCTTGCGCGCCATGCGGCGCTGGTTGGGCGCCACGAGCGAGACCACGCGACCGGACTCGCCGGCCCGCGCTGTGCGTCCGCCGCGGTGCAGGTACTCCTTGTGCCCGGTCGGCAGGTCCACGTTGACCACGAGGTCGATGCCGTCCACGTGGATCCCGCGCGCCGCCACGTCGGTGGCGACCAGCGTGTGGATGCGTCCCTCGCGGAACTTGGCGAGGGTCCGGGTGCGCACGCTCTGGCTCTTGCCGCCGTGCAGCGCGGCACAGGGCACACCGGCGTTGACCAACTGGTCGCTGATGGTGTCGGCGCGGTGCTTGCTGCGCACGAACAGGAGGGTGCGGCCGTCGCGCGCCGCGATCTCGGTGACGACCTGGTTCTTGTCCCGCGGCAGCACCTTCAGCATGTGGTGCTCCATTGTGGTGACGTGCGAGACCGGCGGGTCGACCGAGTGCGTCTCCGGCTCGTTCATGTAGCGCCGCACCAGGGTGTCGACGTCACCATCCAGGGTGGCCGAGAAGAGCAGCTTCTGCCCGCCGGACCCGACCTGGTTGAGAAGCGCGCTCACCTGCGGCATGAAACCCATGTCGCACATCTGGTCGGCCTCGTCGATCACGGAGAGCTCAACGTCGCCCAGATCGCAGGCGCCCTGCTCGATGAGGTCGGTGAGGCGCCCCGGCGTGGCGACCAGGACCTCGACCCCGCGGCGCAGCTCGTTGATCTGCCGGGTGTAGGAACTTCCGCCGACGACGTCGCCGACGCGGGCGCCCAGGGTCCGGGCGTAGGGCATCAGGGCATCGCGGACCTGTTGGGCCAGCTCGCGGGTGGGGACCAGCACCAGCCCTTTGGGGCGCCGCGAGGCGGCGCGCGACGCACCGGCGCGCAGTAGCAGGGGGAGCCCGAAAGCGAGAGTCTTACCGGAACCGGTCCGACCGCAGCCGAGGACATCGCGGCCCGCGAGCGCGTCCGGGATCGTCGCGGTCTGGATCGGGAACGGCGTGGTCACGCCGTTCTGCTCCAGTTGCTCGACGATCTTCCCGGGAAGCCCGAGATCAGCGAACTGCGGGCATGCAGCATTGTCCGTCAAGTGACGTAAACCTTCCTCATCGTTCGGCGGCGTTTCGAGGAAGGCTCCGAGACCATTCGGGCCACGCGGAGAAATCACACAAACGCGCCGGAAAAACGCGACACGGGGGACGAATATGCTCACCCCGGCGCCGGGCGGCCCGGCGCGCCCGATGCGCGCAGCACGAGTTGACCGCCGTACGCAGCGTACTAGACAGCCGGGCGT includes the following:
- a CDS encoding DEAD/DEAH box helicase — encoded protein: MTDNAACPQFADLGLPGKIVEQLEQNGVTTPFPIQTATIPDALAGRDVLGCGRTGSGKTLAFGLPLLLRAGASRAASRRPKGLVLVPTRELAQQVRDALMPYARTLGARVGDVVGGSSYTRQINELRRGVEVLVATPGRLTDLIEQGACDLGDVELSVIDEADQMCDMGFMPQVSALLNQVGSGGQKLLFSATLDGDVDTLVRRYMNEPETHSVDPPVSHVTTMEHHMLKVLPRDKNQVVTEIAARDGRTLLFVRSKHRADTISDQLVNAGVPCAALHGGKSQSVRTRTLAKFREGRIHTLVATDVAARGIHVDGIDLVVNVDLPTGHKEYLHRGGRTARAGESGRVVSLVAPNQRRMARKLLSDAGVQVKQHLVNPGDEALTEVTGAREPSWEPWVEPPEPQSQKRGRGGPRQRRSGPAGRPRGDRRPSGEREQRGEQGRDGRRFDGERRSGGRKPQRGGRQQTPRS